A region of Labeo rohita strain BAU-BD-2019 chromosome 2, IGBB_LRoh.1.0, whole genome shotgun sequence DNA encodes the following proteins:
- the slc7a8b gene encoding large neutral amino acids transporter small subunit 2 isoform X1: MSSSGTRRRAASVPNSDTDDREPEVGLKKEIGLLSACGIIVGNIIGSGIFVSPKGVLENSSSVGVALIVWTLSGVITAISALCYAELGVTIPKSGGDYSYVKDIFGGLAGFLRLWIAVLVIYPTNQAVIALTFANYALQPLFPSCFPPERALGLLAAVCLLLLTWINCYSVRWATRVQDVFTTGKLFALFLIIIMGIVQICKGHFYWLEPEHAFHPFQPYNMGRIALAFLQGSFAYAGWNFLNYVTEELIDPYRNLPRAIFISIPLVTFIYVFVNIAYVTAMSPQELIASNAVAVTFGEKLLGVMSWIMPISVALSTFGGVNGSLFTSSRLFFAGAREGHLPHLLAMVHMNRCTPIPALLFTCISTLLMLCTSDIYTLINYSGFLNYLFYGVTVAGQIVLRIRKPHIHQPIKVSLAWPVIFLIFWAFLLIFSLYSEPMVCGIGLGIMLSGVPVYLFGVYWENKPKPFNSFVAKLTRLGQKLFLVVYPAEGSEDGNEDKEESE; encoded by the exons ATGAGCAGCAGTGGCACCCGACGCAGGGCTGCATCAGTGCCGAATTCAGACACCGATGACAGAGAACCAGAAGTGGGCTTAAAAAAGGAGATCGGGCTCCTTAGTGCGTGTGGTATTATTGTGG GTAACATCATTGGGTCTGGGATTTTTGTAAGTCCAAAGGGTGTTTTGGAAAATTCCAGTTCAGTGGGTGTGGCTCTCATAGTGTGGACTCTGTCTGGCGTTATCACTGCCATCAGTGCTCTGTGCTATGCTGAACTGGGAGTCACAATCCCAAAGTCAGGCGGGGACTATTCCTATGTTAAGGACATCTTTGGAGGCCTAGCTGG GTTTCTAAGGCTGTGGATTGCAGTGTTGGTGATATATCCAACTAACCAGGCTGTGATTGCCCTCACATTTGCCAATTACGCATTGCAGCCTCTCTTCCCTTCCTGCTTCCCTCCAGAGAGAGCGCTGGGTCTGCTTGCAGCCGTCTGCCTGT TACTGTTAACTTGGATTAACTGCTATAGTGTCCGCTGGGCAACACGAGTACAGGATGTGTTCACCACAGGCAAACTCTTTGCCCTCttcctcatcatcatcatgggTATCGTGCAGATCTGCAAAG GTCACTTTTATTGGTTGGAGCCAGAACATGCATTTCACCCTTTCCAGCCCTATAACATGGGTCGCATTGCACTCGCTTTCCTCCAGGGCTCCTTCGCTTATGCAGGCTGGAACTTTCTTAATTATGTAACAGAAGAGCTCATTGACCCCTACAG GAACCTGCCTCGTGCAATCTTCATCTCAATCCCTCTGGTCACTTTCATCTATGTATTTGTGAATATTGCATATGTTACAGCTATGAGCCCTCAGGAACTGATAGCCTCCAATGCTGTTGCTGTG ACATTTGGTGAAAAGCTGCTTGGGGTAATGTCATGGATCATGCCCATTTCTGTGGCTCTGTCCACCTTCGGAGGGGTGAATGGTTCCCTTTTCACATCATCTAG GTTATTCTTTGCAGGTGCGAGGGAAGGGCATCTTCCCCATCTGTTGGCAATGGTTCATATGAACCGCTGTACACCCATCCCAGCTTTGCTTTTCACT tgtatatcaACACTGCTGATGTTGTGCACCAGTGATATATACACCCTCATCAACTACTCTGGCTTCTTAAACTACCTGTTTTACGGGGTCACTGTTGCCGGGCAGATCGTGCTTCGCATCAGAAAACCACACATACATCAGCCAATCAAG GTGAGCTTGGCATGGCCAGTAATTTTCCTGATATTTTGGGCATTCCTGCTGATCTTCTCTCTGTACTCGGAGCCTATGGTGTGCGGCATTGGTCTGGGCATCATGTTGTCAGGTGTTCCTGTGTATTTATTTGGCGTCTATTGGGAAAACAAGCCCAAGCCCTTTAACTCATTTGTTG CTAAACTGACACGCTTGGGGCAGAAGTTGTTCCTGGTGGTATATCCCGCTGAGGGCAGTGAAGATGGAAATGAAGACAAAGAGGAATCTGAATAG
- the slc7a8b gene encoding large neutral amino acids transporter small subunit 2 isoform X2, with product MSSSGTRRRAASVPNSDTDDREPEVGLKKEIGLLSACGIIVGNIIGSGIFVSPKGVLENSSSVGVALIVWTLSGVITAISALCYAELGVTIPKSGGDYSYVKDIFGGLAGFLRLWIAVLVIYPTNQAVIALTFANYALQPLFPSCFPPERALGLLAAVCLLLLTWINCYSVRWATRVQDVFTTGKLFALFLIIIMGIVQICKGHFYWLEPEHAFHPFQPYNMGRIALAFLQGSFAYAGWNFLNYVTEELIDPYRNLPRAIFISIPLVTFIYVFVNIAYVTAMSPQELIASNAVAVTFGEKLLGVMSWIMPISVALSTFGGVNGSLFTSSRLFFAGAREGHLPHLLAMVHMNRCTPIPALLFTCISTLLMLCTSDIYTLINYSGFLNYLFYGVTVAGQIVLRIRKPHIHQPIKVSLHR from the exons ATGAGCAGCAGTGGCACCCGACGCAGGGCTGCATCAGTGCCGAATTCAGACACCGATGACAGAGAACCAGAAGTGGGCTTAAAAAAGGAGATCGGGCTCCTTAGTGCGTGTGGTATTATTGTGG GTAACATCATTGGGTCTGGGATTTTTGTAAGTCCAAAGGGTGTTTTGGAAAATTCCAGTTCAGTGGGTGTGGCTCTCATAGTGTGGACTCTGTCTGGCGTTATCACTGCCATCAGTGCTCTGTGCTATGCTGAACTGGGAGTCACAATCCCAAAGTCAGGCGGGGACTATTCCTATGTTAAGGACATCTTTGGAGGCCTAGCTGG GTTTCTAAGGCTGTGGATTGCAGTGTTGGTGATATATCCAACTAACCAGGCTGTGATTGCCCTCACATTTGCCAATTACGCATTGCAGCCTCTCTTCCCTTCCTGCTTCCCTCCAGAGAGAGCGCTGGGTCTGCTTGCAGCCGTCTGCCTGT TACTGTTAACTTGGATTAACTGCTATAGTGTCCGCTGGGCAACACGAGTACAGGATGTGTTCACCACAGGCAAACTCTTTGCCCTCttcctcatcatcatcatgggTATCGTGCAGATCTGCAAAG GTCACTTTTATTGGTTGGAGCCAGAACATGCATTTCACCCTTTCCAGCCCTATAACATGGGTCGCATTGCACTCGCTTTCCTCCAGGGCTCCTTCGCTTATGCAGGCTGGAACTTTCTTAATTATGTAACAGAAGAGCTCATTGACCCCTACAG GAACCTGCCTCGTGCAATCTTCATCTCAATCCCTCTGGTCACTTTCATCTATGTATTTGTGAATATTGCATATGTTACAGCTATGAGCCCTCAGGAACTGATAGCCTCCAATGCTGTTGCTGTG ACATTTGGTGAAAAGCTGCTTGGGGTAATGTCATGGATCATGCCCATTTCTGTGGCTCTGTCCACCTTCGGAGGGGTGAATGGTTCCCTTTTCACATCATCTAG GTTATTCTTTGCAGGTGCGAGGGAAGGGCATCTTCCCCATCTGTTGGCAATGGTTCATATGAACCGCTGTACACCCATCCCAGCTTTGCTTTTCACT tgtatatcaACACTGCTGATGTTGTGCACCAGTGATATATACACCCTCATCAACTACTCTGGCTTCTTAAACTACCTGTTTTACGGGGTCACTGTTGCCGGGCAGATCGTGCTTCGCATCAGAAAACCACACATACATCAGCCAATCAAG GTTTCACTCCACAGGTGA